The following are encoded together in the Deinococcus soli (ex Cha et al. 2016) genome:
- a CDS encoding phosphatase PAP2 family protein, protein METLWLMITNLGRDEVFIVVLALFTWLVRPQGGRELGVGFALSYLLNSALKYGLNLPRPFTNDPSLASEAARATAGGPGLPSGHAQMSATLWLGIAAQLRSTGFTVFAVLLVALICASRLLLNVHYPSDVVVGLLLGIGFALLAARVHFPQAGALRWGIPAALLVVAALIPAGAPREFGTGLGLLAGFWAARPTFAPPRDWAGRIIVAVLGLVMVFAVYFALGALPQELKDMGVVRALRYAALVLVAAEGVPLALRRWLPAQAGAAQGAPQVVH, encoded by the coding sequence ATGGAAACGCTGTGGTTGATGATCACGAACCTGGGTCGTGACGAGGTCTTTATCGTCGTGCTGGCGCTGTTCACGTGGCTGGTGCGGCCGCAGGGCGGGCGGGAGCTGGGCGTGGGGTTCGCGCTGAGTTACCTGCTGAACTCCGCGCTGAAGTACGGCCTGAACCTCCCCAGGCCCTTCACGAATGATCCGTCGCTGGCCTCAGAAGCCGCGCGGGCCACGGCGGGCGGGCCGGGCCTGCCGAGCGGGCACGCGCAGATGAGCGCGACGCTGTGGCTGGGGATCGCGGCGCAGCTGCGCTCGACGGGGTTCACGGTGTTCGCCGTGCTGCTCGTGGCGCTGATCTGCGCGTCGCGCCTGCTGCTGAACGTGCACTACCCCAGTGACGTGGTGGTGGGGCTGCTGCTGGGCATTGGATTCGCGCTGCTGGCCGCGCGGGTGCACTTCCCGCAGGCGGGGGCGCTGCGCTGGGGCATTCCGGCGGCGCTGCTGGTCGTCGCGGCGCTGATTCCGGCAGGTGCCCCGCGTGAGTTCGGGACGGGCCTGGGGCTGCTGGCGGGCTTCTGGGCGGCGCGGCCCACGTTCGCCCCGCCGCGTGACTGGGCCGGGCGGATCATCGTGGCGGTGCTGGGTCTGGTGATGGTGTTCGCGGTGTATTTCGCGCTGGGGGCGCTGCCGCAGGAACTCAAGGATATGGGGGTGGTGCGGGCGCTGCGGTACGCGGCTCTGGTGCTGGTCGCTGCCGAGGGGGTACCCCTGGCGCTGCGCCGCTGGCTGCCTGCCCAGGCGGGTGCCGCGCAGGGGGCGCCTCAGGTCGTACACTGA
- a CDS encoding M42 family metallopeptidase, with protein MTINREFLFNLLAAAAPSGLERRAADVWLAEAATFARTHEDHYGNVYAEIGPEDAPAVALMGHLDEIGLIVSHVGDEGFLSVLPVGGWDPQVLVGQRIRVLAPGGDLIGVIGKKAIHVMDADERTKASRIEDLWIDLGLSKEEVTEHVPVGTYAVVEQGPIMVGTRVVGRALDNRVGAFIVLEALRAVAGKDLPYRVVAVGTSQEEIGCFGAQLGGYHLNPVAGVAVDVTHETKQPGVSEKKYGVVPFGSGANLTVSPMVSPVLTRQMTEAGREAGVPFTLSASGRYSGTDADALTLVRAGVPTAVVSIPNRYMHSPSEMVDERDVKACTDIIAAWLERLPQGADFTRR; from the coding sequence GTGACCATCAACCGTGAATTCCTGTTCAACCTTCTGGCCGCCGCCGCCCCCAGCGGCCTGGAACGCCGCGCCGCCGACGTGTGGCTCGCCGAGGCCGCCACCTTCGCCCGCACGCACGAGGACCACTACGGCAACGTGTACGCCGAGATCGGCCCCGAGGATGCCCCCGCCGTCGCCCTGATGGGCCACCTGGACGAGATCGGCCTGATCGTCTCGCACGTGGGGGACGAGGGCTTCCTGAGCGTCCTGCCGGTCGGCGGCTGGGATCCACAGGTGCTCGTCGGGCAGCGCATCCGTGTGCTCGCGCCCGGCGGGGACCTGATCGGCGTGATTGGCAAGAAGGCCATTCACGTCATGGACGCTGACGAGCGCACCAAGGCCAGCCGGATCGAGGATCTCTGGATCGACCTGGGCCTGAGCAAGGAGGAGGTCACGGAGCACGTGCCGGTCGGCACGTACGCCGTGGTCGAGCAGGGACCCATCATGGTCGGCACGCGCGTCGTGGGCCGCGCGCTGGACAACCGCGTGGGCGCGTTCATCGTGCTGGAGGCGCTGCGCGCCGTCGCCGGGAAGGACCTCCCGTACCGCGTGGTCGCCGTGGGCACCAGCCAGGAGGAGATCGGCTGCTTCGGCGCGCAGCTCGGCGGCTACCACCTGAACCCTGTCGCGGGCGTCGCGGTGGACGTCACGCATGAGACCAAGCAGCCCGGCGTGAGCGAGAAGAAGTACGGCGTGGTGCCCTTCGGGTCCGGCGCGAACCTGACCGTCAGCCCGATGGTCAGTCCTGTCCTGACCCGCCAGATGACCGAGGCGGGCCGCGAGGCGGGCGTGCCGTTCACCCTGAGCGCCTCGGGCCGCTACTCCGGCACGGACGCCGACGCCCTGACCCTGGTGCGTGCGGGCGTGCCGACCGCCGTGGTCAGCATCCCCAACCGCTACATGCACTCGCCCAGCGAGATGGTTGACGAGCGGGACGTGAAGGCCTGCACGGACATCATCGCCGCGTGGCTGGAACGCCTGCCGCAGGGCGCGGACTTCACCCGCCGCTGA
- the apaG gene encoding Co2+/Mg2+ efflux protein ApaG produces the protein MPDAPSFTDSPDIQVRVEVLFMPSHSQPGRLVFAYIIHIENRSDQTWKLLARHWDIVDGLGRETSVDGEGVVGEQPVLPPGGSFTYDSFVTLEAAPGHMGGHYVMQDAWGARARVPIAPFILAEPGRTLN, from the coding sequence ATGCCGGACGCCCCCTCTTTCACCGACAGCCCCGACATCCAGGTCCGCGTGGAGGTGCTGTTCATGCCCTCGCACAGCCAGCCGGGTCGGCTGGTGTTCGCGTACATCATCCACATCGAGAACCGCAGCGACCAGACCTGGAAGCTCCTGGCGCGCCACTGGGACATCGTGGACGGCCTGGGCCGCGAGACCAGCGTGGACGGCGAGGGTGTTGTCGGGGAGCAGCCGGTCCTGCCGCCCGGCGGGTCGTTCACGTACGACTCGTTCGTGACGCTGGAGGCCGCGCCCGGTCACATGGGCGGCCATTACGTCATGCAGGACGCCTGGGGCGCGCGTGCGCGGGTGCCGATCGCGCCGTTCATCCTGGCGGAACCGGGCCGCACCCTGAACTGA
- a CDS encoding EamA family transporter has product MLSIQGGAAFAKTLFPTLGTAGTSAVRVTLAAAVLMLVFRPALHRLTWAQWRAILPYGAALGLMNLAFYESLRLLPLGLAVTLEFVGPLLLALALSRRPLDVAWVALAGLGIVLISPIGGGGAANVPLLGIVLALAAGGMWALYILAGGAVGRRVPGTTGVVAGMIVAALIILPFGVAQAGPALLTPHALLLGLGVAVLSSALPYTLEMRALRAIPARIFGVMMSVEPALAALSGLLFLGERLTAVQWAAMACVIAASAGINLTGKAGAHSEPEPVN; this is encoded by the coding sequence ATGCTGAGCATTCAGGGTGGCGCGGCCTTCGCGAAGACGCTGTTCCCGACGCTGGGCACGGCGGGCACCAGCGCGGTGCGCGTGACGCTGGCTGCCGCTGTCCTGATGCTCGTGTTCCGCCCGGCGCTGCACCGCCTGACGTGGGCTCAGTGGCGCGCGATCCTGCCGTACGGCGCGGCGCTGGGTCTGATGAATCTCGCGTTCTACGAGTCGCTGCGGCTGCTGCCGCTGGGGCTGGCGGTCACGCTGGAGTTCGTGGGGCCGCTGCTGCTGGCGCTGGCGCTGTCGCGCCGCCCGCTGGACGTGGCGTGGGTGGCGCTGGCCGGGCTGGGCATCGTGCTGATCTCCCCCATCGGCGGTGGGGGGGCCGCGAACGTCCCGCTGCTGGGCATCGTGCTGGCCCTCGCGGCGGGCGGCATGTGGGCGCTGTACATCCTCGCGGGGGGGGCGGTGGGCCGCCGGGTGCCGGGCACGACCGGCGTGGTCGCGGGCATGATCGTCGCCGCGCTGATCATTCTGCCGTTCGGTGTCGCGCAGGCCGGCCCGGCGCTGCTCACCCCGCACGCGCTGCTGCTGGGCCTGGGCGTCGCGGTGCTCTCCAGCGCCCTGCCGTACACGCTGGAGATGCGGGCCCTGCGCGCCATTCCCGCCCGCATCTTCGGCGTGATGATGAGCGTCGAACCGGCCCTGGCGGCCCTGAGCGGCCTGCTGTTCCTCGGTGAGCGCCTCACGGCCGTGCAGTGGGCGGCGATGGCCTGCGTGATCGCCGCCAGCGCGGGCATCAACCTGACCGGTAAGGCGGGCGCGCACAGCGAACCGGAACCGGTGAATTAG
- the dusA gene encoding tRNA dihydrouridine(20/20a) synthase DusA, with translation MSAPARPAKHMPPHTLSVAPMMDWTDRHCRVFHRTLTRRTLLYTEMVTTGAILHGDRDRHLAFDAGEHPVALQLGGSDARALADCTRIAEGYGYDEVNLNCGCPSDRVSSGSFGACLMGTPDVVARAVDAMRAATTLPVTVKHRIGIDDLDSYEHLTGFIRTVEAAGCDTFIVHARKAWLSGLSPKENREIPPLRHEVVRQLKADFPHLTVVLNGGVLTLDAAQDALAWADGVMIGRAAYQDPFILARADGDIFGEDTPPVTRREAIQAYLPYVAAQLQAGQPLNRMMKHTLGLFAGQPGARHWKRTISEQGHKPGAGLDVVHAALAGVPDHVLDERPGQTVSA, from the coding sequence ATGAGTGCCCCCGCCCGCCCCGCCAAGCACATGCCACCGCACACGCTGTCGGTCGCGCCGATGATGGACTGGACCGACCGGCACTGCCGCGTCTTCCACCGCACCCTGACCCGCCGCACCCTGCTGTACACCGAGATGGTCACGACCGGCGCGATCCTGCACGGCGACCGCGACCGGCACCTCGCCTTCGACGCGGGGGAACACCCGGTCGCGCTGCAACTGGGCGGCAGCGACGCCCGGGCCCTCGCGGACTGCACCCGCATTGCCGAAGGGTACGGGTACGACGAGGTGAACCTGAACTGCGGCTGCCCCAGTGACCGCGTCAGCAGCGGCTCGTTCGGCGCGTGCCTGATGGGCACCCCGGACGTCGTGGCCCGCGCCGTGGACGCCATGCGCGCCGCCACCACCCTCCCCGTGACCGTCAAGCACCGCATCGGCATCGACGACCTCGACAGCTACGAGCACCTGACCGGCTTCATCCGCACCGTGGAGGCCGCCGGGTGCGACACGTTCATCGTGCACGCCCGCAAGGCCTGGCTCTCGGGCCTGTCCCCCAAGGAGAACCGCGAGATTCCCCCCCTGCGGCACGAGGTCGTGCGGCAGCTGAAGGCCGACTTCCCGCACCTCACGGTCGTCCTGAACGGCGGCGTGCTCACGCTGGACGCCGCGCAGGACGCCCTGGCCTGGGCAGACGGCGTCATGATCGGCCGGGCCGCGTACCAGGACCCGTTCATCCTTGCCCGCGCCGACGGGGACATCTTCGGAGAGGACACCCCGCCCGTCACGCGCCGCGAGGCCATTCAGGCGTACCTGCCCTACGTCGCCGCGCAACTCCAGGCCGGGCAGCCCCTGAACCGCATGATGAAACACACCCTGGGCCTCTTCGCCGGGCAGCCCGGCGCGCGCCACTGGAAACGCACCATCAGCGAACAGGGCCACAAACCCGGTGCGGGCCTGGACGTCGTCCACGCCGCGCTGGCAGGCGTGCCTGACCACGTGCTCGACGAACGCCCGGGCCAGACCGTCTCGGCCTGA
- a CDS encoding ABC transporter ATP-binding protein — MTVPQADVLRAVQHNSPNALELRGITKRFPLVLANDNISMQVKWGSVHALCGENGAGKSTLMKIVYGIQPPTSGEIVVDGEVVNLTDPSEAIKRGIGMVFQHFMLVETLTVTENVILGMEPTSGGSINYGAARGRVAELIKQFNFDLNPDAIVGELPVGLQQKVEILKTLYRGARILILDEPTAVLTPSETDELFDFLVNQYARSGNAVVFISHKLHEVLQISDTISVIRDGKMIGSIPTQGATTEILARMMVGRDVTLKVNKAAAQPGQVALDVQNVVVRGEHRNAVDGVSFQVRAGEIVGIAGVEGNGQSELVEAITGLQTYQGQITYLGKNARGVREVEASGLSHVPEDRNERGLVLEMTTAENFILGEHDRAPFAGPLGILKQDVIDENARSLSEQYDVRPRSATLPAGSYSGGNAQKIIVAREMRKGPKILVASQPTRGVDIGAIEFIHSRIVEARDQGLAVLLVSADLGEVMNLADRILVMYEGRIVGEVNAANATETQLGLLMTGSGGDTTTTQANW; from the coding sequence ATGACTGTTCCACAGGCCGACGTTCTGCGCGCGGTTCAGCACAACTCCCCGAACGCGCTGGAGTTGCGCGGCATCACCAAACGCTTCCCCCTCGTGCTCGCCAACGACAACATCTCCATGCAGGTCAAGTGGGGCAGCGTCCACGCCCTGTGCGGCGAGAACGGCGCAGGCAAGAGCACCCTGATGAAAATCGTGTACGGCATCCAGCCCCCCACCAGCGGCGAGATCGTCGTGGACGGCGAGGTCGTGAACCTCACCGACCCCAGCGAGGCCATCAAGCGCGGCATCGGCATGGTCTTCCAGCACTTCATGCTCGTCGAGACCCTAACCGTCACCGAGAACGTCATCCTGGGCATGGAACCCACCAGCGGCGGCAGCATCAACTACGGCGCGGCCCGGGGGCGCGTCGCGGAACTCATCAAGCAGTTCAACTTCGACCTGAACCCCGACGCCATCGTCGGTGAACTGCCCGTCGGCCTCCAGCAGAAGGTCGAGATCCTCAAGACCCTGTACCGCGGCGCGCGCATCCTGATTCTCGACGAACCCACCGCCGTGCTGACCCCCAGCGAAACCGACGAACTGTTCGACTTCCTGGTCAACCAGTACGCCAGGAGCGGCAACGCCGTCGTGTTCATCAGCCACAAGCTGCACGAGGTGCTGCAGATCAGCGACACCATCAGCGTCATCCGCGACGGCAAGATGATCGGCTCGATCCCCACCCAGGGCGCCACCACCGAGATCCTGGCCCGCATGATGGTGGGCCGCGACGTCACCCTGAAGGTCAACAAGGCCGCCGCCCAGCCGGGACAGGTCGCGCTGGACGTGCAGAACGTCGTCGTCAGGGGCGAACACCGCAACGCCGTGGACGGCGTGAGCTTCCAGGTGCGTGCCGGTGAGATCGTCGGCATTGCGGGCGTCGAGGGCAACGGCCAGAGCGAACTGGTCGAGGCGATCACCGGCCTCCAGACGTACCAGGGCCAGATCACGTACCTCGGCAAGAACGCGCGCGGCGTGCGCGAGGTCGAGGCCAGCGGCCTGTCCCACGTCCCCGAGGACCGCAACGAACGCGGCCTCGTGCTGGAGATGACCACCGCCGAGAACTTCATCCTGGGTGAGCACGACCGCGCGCCCTTCGCCGGGCCGCTGGGCATCCTCAAGCAGGACGTCATCGACGAGAATGCCCGCTCCCTCAGCGAGCAGTACGACGTCCGCCCCCGCAGCGCCACCCTGCCCGCCGGGAGCTACTCCGGCGGGAACGCGCAGAAGATCATCGTCGCGCGCGAGATGCGCAAGGGCCCCAAGATCCTCGTCGCCAGCCAGCCCACCCGCGGCGTGGACATCGGTGCGATCGAGTTCATCCACTCCCGCATCGTCGAGGCGCGCGACCAGGGCCTCGCCGTGCTGCTCGTCAGCGCCGACCTCGGGGAGGTCATGAACCTCGCCGACCGCATTCTGGTGATGTACGAGGGCAGGATTGTCGGTGAGGTGAACGCCGCGAACGCCACCGAGACCCAGCTGGGCCTCCTGATGACCGGCAGCGGCGGGGACACCACCACCACCCAGGCGAACTGGTAA
- a CDS encoding DUF1517 domain-containing protein codes for MTRAHPGATPRRLMLLAALLLILTTLLASAHAQSGGGFGGRSSGSSSSGSSSSGGGYSGGSSSRGGSYGGGYGGGYSGPIIINNGGYGGGYGYSTGGGGFGLVGLILFGVVIFAVVMTMRRSLGGGVRGLSSVSGTAQAVSVQLLLAEGDEVKRALQRVAQTGDPDTNDGLARMLQEAALVALRHPDRWVYGTVQRAQGSASTADSQVGAWATEARAAFTEQTTSNYQNRDPGSGYQHRDDYTFKADPSDQYLAVTIMVAAHALAALPPAGVTTAQEARAALNAISSVAPGDLIRADVVWSPDAPGEFLSEDEAIQKYPSLTRL; via the coding sequence ATGACCCGAGCCCACCCCGGCGCTACCCCGCGCCGCCTGATGCTGCTGGCGGCCCTCCTGCTGATCCTGACCACGCTGCTCGCCTCCGCCCACGCGCAGTCCGGCGGGGGCTTCGGGGGCCGCAGTTCCGGCAGTTCGAGCTCTGGCAGCTCCAGTTCCGGCGGTGGATACAGTGGCGGGAGCTCCTCGCGGGGCGGCAGTTACGGCGGGGGCTACGGGGGCGGGTACAGCGGCCCGATCATCATCAACAACGGTGGGTACGGCGGCGGGTACGGGTACAGCACCGGCGGCGGCGGCTTCGGGCTGGTCGGGCTGATCCTCTTCGGCGTGGTGATCTTCGCGGTGGTGATGACCATGCGCCGCAGCCTGGGCGGCGGCGTGCGCGGCCTGAGCAGCGTCAGCGGCACCGCCCAGGCCGTCAGCGTGCAGCTCCTCCTGGCCGAGGGCGACGAGGTCAAGCGCGCCCTGCAACGCGTCGCGCAGACCGGCGACCCCGACACGAACGACGGCCTGGCCCGCATGCTCCAGGAGGCCGCGCTGGTCGCGCTGCGCCACCCGGACCGCTGGGTGTACGGCACCGTGCAGCGTGCCCAGGGGTCGGCCAGCACCGCCGACAGTCAGGTGGGCGCCTGGGCCACCGAGGCCCGCGCTGCATTCACGGAGCAGACCACCAGCAACTACCAGAACAGGGATCCGGGCAGCGGCTACCAGCACCGGGACGACTACACCTTCAAGGCGGACCCCAGCGACCAGTACCTCGCCGTGACGATCATGGTGGCCGCGCACGCCCTGGCCGCCCTGCCGCCCGCCGGGGTGACCACCGCGCAGGAGGCCCGCGCGGCCCTGAACGCCATCAGCAGCGTCGCCCCGGGCGACCTGATCCGCGCGGACGTCGTCTGGAGCCCCGACGCGCCCGGCGAGTTCCTCTCCGAGGACGAGGCCATCCAGAAGTACCCCAGCCTGACCCGCCTGTAG
- a CDS encoding PqqD family protein, with translation MWNRPADLLITDLDDELILMDPDSAEMYSLNGSARLLWQALPASEATLTDLLQRTYGLGAQQAHADLHAWLSDMGRRGLVQPA, from the coding sequence ATGTGGAACCGGCCTGCCGACCTGCTCATCACCGATCTTGACGACGAGCTGATCCTGATGGACCCCGACAGTGCCGAGATGTACAGCCTCAACGGCAGTGCCCGCCTGCTCTGGCAGGCCCTGCCTGCCAGCGAGGCCACCCTGACGGACCTCTTGCAGCGCACCTACGGTCTGGGCGCCCAGCAGGCCCACGCCGACCTGCACGCGTGGCTGAGCGACATGGGCCGCCGCGGCCTCGTGCAGCCCGCCTGA
- a CDS encoding group III truncated hemoglobin, with protein sequence MLLTSSPLPGWPAAHPLGTVPTGKATGLLLPHDGGPVADLRDQPDRWALLTDVTAALRRSVPVLGWGTGAALLGRALGATVRGSEGGPEWAALPRGAQVHCWAGEVPLHWTHGRAVAWAAPELPEWVRIEFLAALPGWADRTPGSPLEEVGGVPALAAVVTEFYARARRDPLLGPVFAAHVQDWPAHLGRVTAFWVTLLGGDADRVPWRGNLNAAHAGLGVRGEHLRAWLTLWETTARDLLPAPAADLLTARARAMGARLGGRQRA encoded by the coding sequence ATGCTCCTGACGTCCTCTCCCCTGCCCGGCTGGCCGGCCGCGCACCCACTGGGAACCGTGCCCACCGGGAAGGCGACGGGGCTGCTCCTGCCGCATGACGGGGGCCCGGTGGCCGACCTGCGGGATCAGCCGGACCGCTGGGCGCTGCTGACCGACGTGACGGCGGCGCTGCGCCGGAGCGTGCCGGTCCTGGGCTGGGGCACGGGCGCGGCGCTGCTGGGCCGCGCGCTGGGCGCAACCGTTCGCGGATCAGAGGGAGGACCGGAATGGGCGGCCCTGCCGCGTGGTGCGCAGGTCCACTGCTGGGCCGGTGAGGTGCCGCTGCACTGGACGCATGGGCGGGCGGTGGCCTGGGCCGCCCCGGAACTTCCCGAGTGGGTGCGGATTGAGTTTCTGGCGGCGCTGCCCGGCTGGGCGGACCGCACGCCCGGCTCCCCGCTGGAGGAGGTGGGGGGCGTGCCCGCGCTGGCGGCGGTCGTGACCGAGTTCTACGCCCGCGCGCGCCGTGACCCGCTGCTGGGGCCGGTGTTCGCGGCGCACGTTCAGGACTGGCCTGCGCACCTGGGGCGCGTCACGGCGTTCTGGGTGACGCTGCTGGGCGGTGACGCGGACCGTGTGCCGTGGCGGGGGAACCTGAACGCGGCGCACGCGGGGCTGGGCGTGCGGGGCGAGCACCTGCGGGCGTGGCTGACGCTGTGGGAGACGACCGCGCGTGACCTCCTGCCCGCACCGGCCGCCGACCTGCTGACGGCGCGCGCCCGGGCGATGGGGGCGCGGCTGGGCGGCCGTCAGCGGGCGTAG
- a CDS encoding HNH endonuclease, with translation MARRQPESTWPPPPREAPTCALCDRAVPQLTEHHLLPRSQGRRQGLRVTDLPTAMLCGPCHKFLHRTFSNVELAREYSDLTALRSHEDVQRFVRWLRTQPATKAVRVR, from the coding sequence ATGGCCCGCCGCCAGCCCGAGTCCACCTGGCCCCCGCCGCCCCGCGAGGCGCCCACCTGCGCGCTGTGCGACCGCGCGGTGCCGCAGCTGACCGAGCACCACCTGCTGCCCCGCTCGCAGGGGAGGCGCCAGGGCCTGCGCGTCACGGACCTCCCCACCGCGATGCTGTGCGGCCCGTGCCACAAGTTCCTGCACCGCACCTTCTCGAACGTGGAACTCGCGCGCGAGTACAGCGACCTCACCGCGCTGCGCAGTCACGAGGACGTGCAGCGCTTCGTGCGCTGGCTCCGCACGCAGCCCGCCACGAAAGCCGTCCGGGTGCGCTGA
- a CDS encoding phosphodiester glycosidase family protein — protein sequence MRRLFVSLLLAGLGCAALAVPASVTVRSGDTLFRISTRTGVSVADIQRLNGLRGTTIRAGQVLRLVGPAGAAAPAPPASGAGPYTVKKGDTLSAIAARFGVTVAALQAGNSLRGTALAVGQRLKIPPRTRAAAPVRPPTTEVRVVYRYVRVGVKDTPQALAARYRLSVDDLRRLNGLGSFKHIVPGKKLLVPSRVPVPIPPKPQRDPVTFKRLRPLNVPMQIANVDLRWRSTLVAPVLPGRALVFNSGARVGELARRSGARVLVNGSYFHPQSFAPAGDIVMQGRLLTWGRIPQALAITPDNRATIRPSATALLGRPLDTTWTGMETVIATGPRILSGGQVVTRYSTAFRDPALFGRAARSAVGLVSNRDLVLVSTHAKLTTTEMGKLLLRLGVRDALLLDGGSSAGIAWNGRAVLDSVRRVSYGIGVFTNYTGRRYAR from the coding sequence ATGCGGCGACTGTTTGTTTCTCTCCTGCTGGCCGGCCTGGGCTGCGCCGCGCTGGCGGTTCCGGCCAGCGTGACGGTCCGGAGCGGCGACACGCTGTTCCGCATCTCGACCCGCACCGGGGTCAGCGTGGCGGACATCCAGCGCCTGAACGGCCTGCGGGGCACCACCATCCGCGCCGGGCAGGTGCTGCGCCTCGTGGGTCCGGCGGGCGCGGCCGCCCCGGCCCCCCCGGCCAGTGGCGCGGGCCCGTACACCGTGAAGAAGGGCGACACCCTGAGCGCCATCGCGGCCCGGTTCGGCGTGACGGTCGCGGCCCTCCAGGCGGGCAACAGCCTCCGGGGCACGGCGCTGGCGGTCGGGCAGCGCCTCAAGATCCCGCCCCGCACCCGCGCGGCCGCGCCGGTCCGGCCGCCCACCACCGAGGTCCGCGTGGTGTACCGCTACGTCCGCGTGGGCGTGAAGGACACCCCGCAGGCCCTGGCCGCCCGCTACCGCCTGAGCGTGGACGACCTGCGCCGCCTGAACGGACTGGGCAGCTTCAAGCACATCGTGCCCGGCAAGAAACTGCTCGTGCCGTCCCGGGTGCCCGTCCCGATCCCCCCGAAGCCGCAGCGTGACCCCGTGACCTTCAAGCGCCTGAGGCCCCTGAACGTGCCCATGCAGATCGCGAACGTGGATCTGCGCTGGCGCAGCACGCTGGTCGCCCCGGTGCTGCCCGGGCGGGCACTGGTGTTCAATTCCGGCGCGCGGGTCGGGGAACTCGCCCGGCGCAGCGGCGCGCGCGTCCTCGTGAACGGCAGCTACTTCCACCCGCAGTCCTTCGCGCCCGCCGGGGACATCGTCATGCAGGGGCGGCTGCTCACCTGGGGGCGCATCCCGCAGGCACTGGCGATCACACCGGACAACCGCGCCACGATCCGCCCCAGCGCCACCGCGCTGCTGGGCCGCCCGCTGGACACCACCTGGACCGGCATGGAGACCGTGATCGCCACCGGGCCGCGCATCCTCAGTGGCGGGCAGGTCGTCACGCGCTACAGCACTGCGTTCCGCGATCCGGCGCTGTTCGGGCGGGCCGCGCGCAGCGCCGTGGGGCTGGTCAGCAACCGCGACCTCGTGCTCGTCAGCACCCACGCGAAACTCACCACCACCGAGATGGGCAAGCTGCTGCTGCGCCTGGGCGTGCGCGACGCCCTGCTGCTCGACGGGGGCAGCAGCGCCGGAATCGCCTGGAACGGCCGCGCCGTGCTGGACAGCGTCCGGCGCGTCAGTTACGGCATCGGGGTGTTCACGAACTACACCGGGCGCCGCTACGCCCGCTGA
- a CDS encoding c-type cytochrome, with product MNRRSLPAALLLVTPLLAGVAALAQTTPAQTTPAQTAATTLKAGPADPARGEAIAASCSGCHGPTGRAPVLKGEPAAQIQNALLAFRSGTRRNGTMQGIASRMSDQDIVDVAAFYAGPPPTPAPATPPAAPTPAPPSTSTAAPTTASGTLGRTLYLEGAPGRDVLACAVCHGEDGQGADAVGIPAIAGLSAASVLETLRAYHAMPPVGIAYPDAMRIAVKPLTDADMNAVAQFVATLK from the coding sequence ATGAACCGACGTTCCCTGCCTGCCGCCCTGCTGCTCGTCACGCCCCTGCTCGCCGGTGTCGCTGCGCTGGCCCAGACCACACCGGCTCAGACCACGCCAGCACAGACCGCCGCGACCACCCTGAAGGCGGGCCCGGCCGACCCTGCGCGTGGCGAGGCCATCGCCGCCAGTTGCAGCGGCTGCCACGGTCCGACCGGCCGCGCACCCGTCCTGAAGGGCGAACCGGCCGCGCAGATCCAGAACGCGCTGCTGGCCTTCCGCAGCGGCACGCGCCGCAACGGCACCATGCAGGGCATTGCGTCGCGCATGAGCGATCAGGACATCGTGGACGTCGCCGCGTTCTACGCCGGGCCGCCCCCCACTCCCGCACCTGCCACGCCGCCCGCTGCGCCCACCCCGGCACCGCCCAGCACCTCCACCGCTGCCCCGACGACCGCGTCCGGCACCCTGGGCCGCACCCTCTACCTGGAGGGCGCCCCGGGCCGTGACGTGCTGGCCTGCGCGGTCTGCCACGGCGAGGACGGTCAGGGTGCGGACGCCGTGGGCATCCCGGCCATCGCGGGCCTGAGTGCCGCCAGCGTCCTCGAAACCCTCAGGGCGTACCACGCCATGCCGCCCGTGGGGATCGCCTACCCGGACGCCATGCGGATCGCGGTCAAGCCCCTGACCGACGCGGATATGAACGCCGTCGCCCAGTTCGTCGCCACATTGAAGTAG